The region gagcaggtttggggggcAAGGTCAAGGACATGTTGTGGTGCCTATGAGACAGCAAAGTGGACTTAAGTTAGCAATTAGATATAGGAATCAGGAAAGGTCTAGAAAGGAGATATGAATGTGGAAGTCATTTGCATAAAGTTGGTAAGTGaagccatgaaagaaaaaagagatcagCTACGGAGATGATGTAGAATAAGACAGctaaaaccaaatttaaaaatcccaaGGACACAGATGTTTAAGGGAAAGAGGTGACTGCAAAGACTGAGAAAGCATACTTGGAGATGGTATCTCCCTGAAGCCAAACTAAACAAGTATTTAATGAAGGGTGGCCAGTGGTGTAAAGAGGGTAGGAATATTGACAAGGACTTAATAAGCTTGGTAGAGCAGTCTCAGCAGCAATATGGGAGAATGGAAACACAGACTAATCTTTTAAGAAAACTAGTAGGAATGGGAGATATAGGGacataaagttttttaaaaatagtacttatTTTAACTATATTCACTGATACAACAGGACTagtaaaaactattttataaaaagaaatttttaaagactgcCATGCAGTTACAGAACTACTTAGtacagaaaacagtaaaatacacactttttttttcttttttacaaagaCTAGTTTATGGCAATTCTCTATTGTTCAGGGTGAATTTAAAATTCTTAGCTTATGCCTCCCCCACATTCACTGACTATATAACTAATCTTATTATTACCTTAAGCAAAATATATAGTGGAACTTCACAAAATGTACAAGAGTTCAATATTTAAGGAACTGGGGTTAGAAAGCAGAAGCAGCTTTCAGGTCTTCCAATTATCCTTTCAATAAAGCACCTGCCACGAAATAGAATACTCCAAACTATTGGGAAATTACCggtagatttttgttgttgttgtttggtttttcacTGTTGTTTTTCCAGATATTTAAGTTTACTTCCTGTTAACCCAAATCTTAACTTGACCCTTCTGCTAAGTATCTTAGTAATACATTACACGTTCTTTTCGGCCCTAAACCAATTATGTATAATAGAACAGAGCCCTTTAATCTGGTTCAATACCAATTACTGATTTATAAATGCTATTGTGAGCTACCAGAACCTAGCAAGGCCTTGAGTGCATCTTACCAGCCAAACTTGGAATGTTGGAATTAGTTTCCCTTATCAAGTATTATCAGTCTTCCCAACTTGCCCTTCTAATTCTGCTTCTACCGGTAATTTGCCCTGTCTCTCGAAATATAAGAGGATCTACACAGGGGGTCTACTGGCACGTTGGGAAGAATAAGTCTTTATTGTGCTGTGCTGTCCTATGCACTgcgggggatgggggatggggtgtCGTTCACGCTTACATGCCAGCAGAACTTCCCTCAATAAGTGTGACAATTAAAACAGTCCCCTTTATGTCTCCCAACATCCTCTGGAAAGAGGGCATACTGtctctggttgagaaccactggcagAATTTTGGTTCTTGGGCTCTTTATGGCATCTATTTTGATAGCTCAGGCTTCAGTTCCTTCTAAATTCTTGTTTGTATTCTGGTTCCTTGAATTTGCTGAATTAGTGGCCACAGAAAAATGCATTACAATCGTTAAGACAGGACTTGAACACAAGTTTTCAAATTGTACTTGAGAGGATCTCTAAGTTGGGTCCTCTTCTTAAATCATTTCACATATTTGGCTTTACTGTAAGATTTCCTTTTCATGGTTAACATAAGTTTGAAAATTACTGTTTTAGCACAAAGCAGATGTCTCACTTAGAAATACGGAAGTGCTACAATCTGTAAATAAAGCTGCTTCTTGAGAGTTAAATATTTCCACTTGTGCACTGTCTTAAATACACAATGTGTGGGATAGTGTCAAATTTATAATAAATCCATTTCCAGCAACAAACAACATTTGATATtatatcactttaaaataaacGGTTTCCTTTAAGCAGGATTTCTTTATAAAGCTGCAACACTCATGCAGATGGGACAAATTAGCTAAAATATCTCACACCTCCTGATCCTGGGAtgcaaacatcttttttttcctcatcctttttTGACAGGGCCAAACTGTCTAGAGTAGAAAAAAGAATTACCAGTGGGCAACCCCTAAGAGTCTATACTTACCGTAGTCCTTTAGTAGGCAAGCTCATAAAACAGCACCCAATTGTGAAAAATTCAGGGGAAACCTCCAAAAATTGGTTAGTCTGATCTCCAGACTGCAGGAAGCCTCCTAaactagcaattaaaaaaaaaattcttgctccTCTGACTAAAATTTTACGTGCTTATTTTCTGTATTAGTAATATCATTATCGctagggcaggtgggagggaggtgagagggaggaaatatgTCAATATTTACTTCAGACTCAGaaatatgtctaaaaaaaatagtCTCAACATTCTGATAGTTCAACAAAATACCTCCACTGTATGTATGTTCCTCCTTTTCAGAAACTTCTGCACTTGCTATGTGAGTTTCTGCAAATTGGCTCAAACATATATTTAAGCAGTTGATAATTTCAGACTATATGCATCAGAATTTTAACACTGTTAAAATAAGAGCTAAAGTTTCTTCAAAACACCTTAAAAACAGACTTCTAATTCAACTCACATTATTAGTActaaatgtctttaaaaacagttatattataaaagcaaaagaTAATGACTTTGCCatcaaattaagttttaaaaaaaggtgtCTGCATGTTTCAGTCCCATGCTGCCTcttgagatggaaaaaaaaatatgtctgaaGAATTTGAATTGTGAGCAATTTGGATGAATAATGTGGTGCTTTCCCACAATCCAAATTAGTAAACTTGAAAATCAAACAGATGTTTGCTTTTAGAATTGGATTCTTGTTGAGTGTTTCAATGTTGTACTACAAAAGTTTATGGATTTGATTCATTTCTTCCTCTCACAAGATCATCCCAATGCGGCTCTATTTCAGTGGTGGCAATCCGAAACAGGGCATGGAGGTGTTCGTCTGTTAATGGCTGGCTCAAAGTGTGTTGGTTTCGAGTCAAATATGAAAAAGCCTTTTCACAGATTTTGCTACTATCAAACAAGGATGCCACCTTACAGGCAACCCCTTTGATAATCGGGTAAGATTCAGCAGACAATCCAGCATAGAACTGCCCTAAGTCTTTGGTTCTGTATTCGTTCCAAAGGTTAGTATTTGCCTGAAGTTTTGTTAGCTCCACCCTTACTGAAATAGGTGCATATTCAGGTTTAAAGCTAAATGGATTTGCAAAAAGTTCTAAGTCCTTTTTAATGAACTTGAGGTCCTTGAAATGTCTCTCAAACTCTTTTTGTAGGCGACAGATCACCACTCGATACCTATCAAGATCGAGTATTTTTTCGTCTTCTTGAAGATGCCCTTTAAGCTCATCAACAGCTTGGCTCAAGGCGGCAAAGtgtgttagatttttttcctcgATATGTCTCTGAAGTAAATTCAGCTTCACTTCAAAGGCACAAATATGGTCAAaggcagcagcagcaaagacTTTACTCACTCTCAATAGTTCACTAAGTTCTCGAAGGTGGTCCATAATATCCACCAAGAAGCCAAAGTCACAAAGCCATTCCTTGTCCGTGAAATGGACCGTTGTTGCCCCTATCGAAACCAAGAatgtttttatctcttttcttaaggaaaatattAGTTTTAAAGTCTTCCCTTTTCTAAGCCAATTGTTCAGACACCTTCCATTAACCCTTTCACCGTGCTCTGATTCAGATTCAGTTAGTAAAGCCTGAAATTCCGGCCGCCTAACGCCTCTGGTCTTAATCAAAACTATCCATTCAGATATGGCATTTACGATTTGATTAACATCTACATCGTAGGAGCTCAACAGTTCCAAGTGAAGAAATCCTGAATAATGGATCACATTCCAACAGTTGGGGCTTACAGCCTTTTCTCTCATGTATGACACCAGTCCTGAGTTCTCACCAATCATCCTCAGAGTGTGGGTCGTGGTCAGTCCAACCATCCGCTGCAGGCTAAGCCCTGCTGTCTGCAGGGCCTCAAGGATTGCCGCCATGAGGGCACCAACACTGAAGTGATGAGTCAGGTTGATTATGGTCAGAAGCTCTTCTTGCACCTCCAAATCGTGGCCTACGCCGCGGACAAAGACCAGGAGGTAGTTCTCATAGGCCACAAAAGCCTGGTCGTCCAAGGCAAGGGAATAGGCTTTAAAGTCCTTGGCTCGGTTAAAAAGCTGACTGCGTAGATTTTGGTTAATGTCCAGGACCCTCTGCCGCGTGATCTCCGGAGATAAATCAATGCCATCCAGAACGCTTACGTGATCGGGCAGCACATCTCTCAGCATAACCTCCATGCACCGGTGCACAAAGTACCCCTCGCCCCAGCCGCAACCCTTCAAGGCCAAGAGGCGGGCGAGCCCGAGACCTGCACGAGCAGCTCTCTCCTCCGGAGTGAGCGGGGCGGCCTCGGGCAAGTCGCCCTGACGCAGACGCTCCACCAGGGCCGCGCGCTCGCCCTCCGCCACATACCGCTCGTAATAGTCGTGCTCGGCCTCGTAGTGGTGCCTGACGTCGGGTTCGCCAGTGGCTACGACCAGGCGGCGACACACCAGGCACAGGGCGCCCTCGCCCTCCGGAGGCTCCACCACTAGGTACCGCTGGGTCCACTCGGCCCGGAACCCCCGAGACTCGTCGATTTCCATTTTGCTCCTCTTGGGCGTCATCCACATTTCACGGGAGGCCACAGGAGCTGGGCCGACCTCCGGGAGGCCGCAAGAAGAGGGGAGGAGCAGGAGCGAGCCGCAAGCGCCTCCTCCACTCTGCGCCAGATCACCCCAGCTGGGGACACCAACCTGCGGCTCCGACACCTCTGTTCCTATTGGCTGGAGATTTCGTATTCCTCAATCCCAGACATGAGCCAATAGGAAGAGTGGACAGCGATTTTTAGTGCGCAGGCGCACATCCTTCTAGCTGCAACGTGAACTGAAGCCTCCTTAGGGCGGGACTAAGAGAACCGGAACTCACCGACTTGACTGGCATTCAAGCTGCCCAATAAATAGCTCACTGGCCCGGAAGCGGCGCTGCCTCTAGAGGGTGGGGCAGGATGGCGTCAGCAGAGTTGATGGAAAGATGTGGGCACGAAGCTCTAAGGGGATTGGCTGAAAGCACTTCCAGTTAGCTTCTCGCCGTGACTCGGGCTCCTCTGGCGCCAAAATGTCGCTGGTAGCGGGGGTTATCCGGCGGCTGGACGAGACAGTGGTGAACCGCATCGCGGCAGGGGAAGTTATCCAGCGCCCGGCTAATGCCATCAAGGAGATGATTGAGAACTGGTACGAAGGGAGTCAAGGATTCCTTAGAGGCTACGACTTAACGGGCCGATGCTCAGGATAGGGCGGACACGCCTCCCTGCCCGGAGCCAAGGCCTGTGCGGCGCagggccgcggcggcggcggaggctgGGGGTCTTGCCTTCGCCTCTCACGGGTCCTCGAGCGTCCTCGCGAGACTTTAGGGTTGTTGCCGGGCAAGGAGAGGGTTACGGAATATTTTCATGTGGCCATTAAGAGaagtcctttaaaaattatatatgtggaaggtgcaaatttttaaatgtataaaaattttataatttaaaaagggggaaaaaaaactttcatcCTTCAGAGGGTACTATGTGTTATCAATTTCTTGCTTATTCCAGAAGTCATCCATCTACATTCAGGAGTacaattcattttgagttttattctaaataaattgcTGGGATTTTAGGAGAGGACGGTGGACTTGGGGTTTAACTTGTGATTTCCCCATTGCCAAGTGATTGACCCCACTTAGGATTTTCCTGCCCTTTACTTTTTGCGGGGTCACTTCGAAGATATCTGATTTTATGGATTCTGAAGTTTAGAACTGTCACACAAACCTTGTGGAAGGAAGAGATTAAAAACGTGGAAAGAAAGTTGGgtgtaaactttaaaaaggaCAGAGGCTCATAATGTACCTAAACGTTGTGTCAGATCCTTTGTGTTAAAATGGAttgatgttgggcttccctggtggcgcagtgttttgagattccgcctgccgattcaggggacgcgggttcgtgcccccgtccgggaagatcccacatgccgcggagcggctgggcccgtgagccatggccgctgagcctgcgcatcctgagcctgtgctccgcaacgggagaggccacaacagtgagaggtccgcgtaccgaaaaaaaaaaaaaaaaatgcattgatGTTAATAAAATCTATacgttaaaaggaaaaaaatgtcccaTTGAAAATTGGTAGCTTTGTAAAGGGATTGTTGTGAAAACACGAACCATCGTGGGTAATGGGACTGAAAGAACAGTGGGTCTGAAAGGACCactgagagaaaagaagagaattagGTAGACAAAAGAAGGAGCAGGGAGACTGGTGACGGTTTCTCCTTTTGACTTTAAATTCACAAAGGCTGGCTTTTGTTTCTACAGTGTTAGAATTAACTGACAGAACGATTTGGGCCTGTTACTGTCCTGTGCCAGAAGACTATAGCAACACTACACATATTAGATCAGTGGATTATAATTCTCTAAGCAGAGGTTTTGTATGGAGTCCagttatgctctttttttttttttttttttttgcggtacgcgggcctctcactgctgtggcctctctcgccgcggagcacaggctcagccactccacggcatgtgggatcttcccggaccggggcacgaacccgtgtcccctgcaccggcaggtggaccctcaaccactgcgccaccagggaagccccagttatgCTCTTTTTAATACGTAAGTCAAGACGGCTAAGTACAACTTCAATTCAGGGGCTCCTGAGAAAGATCTTTAATATTTAAGTAACTTAATATCTTATTTCTGAATAAAGAATTTTCTGTGTGAGGAGGAAACTTCTCTTTCTCATGCAACCTCAGTCTGGATTTACTTTCTCTAGCTCTATAGGTGCTCTATGCTTGTAGGTTACTCTTTGAAGGAATAAAATGATGTATTGACTTCTTAAAGAACTTTCTGCACTgccatttttctttcccccaacaaaaatatattttcataaagaaaatagtagagaaaatcatttagatttttttttttttttccggtacgcgggcttctcactgctgtggcctctctcgccgcggagcacaggctccggacgcgcaggctcagcggccatggctcacgggcccagccgctccgcggcatgtgggatcttcccggagcggggcacgaacccatgtcccctgcatcggcaggcagactctcaaccactgcgccaccagggaagccccctagaatttttttaatgacattttataaGGGTCATTTAGGAACCTGAGGCTGAATAAAGTTTGAGTAACAGTTGGTAGAATTAGTTGAAAAGTAGGTAAGAAAGAGGCATGTGCTAAAAGGTCCCACTTCtaacttccctttctttttttcctagaggaaaagaaatgttgCTGAATGTCCTATTGGAAATGATGGTTCCCCCCTCcgtccctctcttccttccctctctctcacacagcATGTAAAATGATAACAATGTAGTCACAGAGTCTGTGAGACAAAGGGAAAGCACACTGAGTCTTATATTTGTCTGGAATTTGTTCTTATCCCTTGACTTGTATTAAAATATGTGCATTAGAGTAGTTGCAGactaataaattattatttttttgtttgatttgccAGTTTAGATGCAAAATCCACAAGTATTCAAGTGGTTATTAAAGAGGGAGGCCTGAAGTTGATTCAGATCCAAGACAATGGCACCGGGATCAGGGTAAGGAAAACCTCAGAGCAGCAGGATGTTTGTGTGTTTCGTGTACTACATCTGCAGGAAGTGGCGGGACTTTTCCCTGTTGTGTGGAAACTTTAGGCTTTTACGAATGGgattgtttgaaaaataaatatttattgagtacctattccATGCTGGGCACTGTTTAGGAGAATAAGGAGGTCAAGGAGCGAGTCATGAAACTTTAAAGGTTGTGTGTCCTGAGCAAAGAGAACAATACACACAAAAACCACGAAATGGAAGCTTGCATGACACGCTTAAGGACTAGCAAGGGGGTTGGTGTGTCTAGAATGGGTGGTGGAGGGAGTGGAAGCCTAAAAGGAAATGAGGTCTGAAGGATAACCAGGCTGAGCATGTAGGACCTTGTAGGATGTTGTAAAAtatttggcttttactctggATGAGGTGGGATACTCTttagagggttttgagcagagaggTGACATGCTTTGGCAAGTTTTATAAGAACTCTTTTGTCTACAATGCAGAAAATAGACTGTAGCAGGACAGGACAGAAGCAGTGAGGAGGCTTTTGAAGCAGTCCAGGAGAGGGGTGATGGTGCCTTGGACCGGTTTGGTTGTGACAGAGATGTAAGAAGCAGTGAGATTCTGGGTTGATGATGAAGACCAAAGCTCTCAGAATTTGCTTGTACAGGGAGTAAGAAAAAGAGGAGTCAAGAATGACTTCAAGGTTTTGGCCTgtgcaaatagaaaaaaagagttgCCATTTACTGATGGGAAGGCTATGGAACAAGCAGGTTTGGGGGAAGATCAGAAATTCATTTTGGGGTATGTTGAACTTAAGATGCCTGTTAGTTGGATACATGTGTGAGTCTGGAGATAAAAATTTGGTGTATTGCATTTTGATGGTATTAAAAGCCATGAGACTCACATAAAGAGAAGCTCAGCATGACTGGTAACTAGGGAACTACAAATAAAAATTGCAGTGAGATATCACTTGACATTCACTAGGATGGCTGTtataa is a window of Physeter macrocephalus isolate SW-GA chromosome 18, ASM283717v5, whole genome shotgun sequence DNA encoding:
- the EPM2AIP1 gene encoding EPM2A-interacting protein 1, with the protein product MWMTPKRSKMEIDESRGFRAEWTQRYLVVEPPEGEGALCLVCRRLVVATGEPDVRHHYEAEHDYYERYVAEGERAALVERLRQGDLPEAAPLTPEERAARAGLGLARLLALKGCGWGEGYFVHRCMEVMLRDVLPDHVSVLDGIDLSPEITRQRVLDINQNLRSQLFNRAKDFKAYSLALDDQAFVAYENYLLVFVRGVGHDLEVQEELLTIINLTHHFSVGALMAAILEALQTAGLSLQRMVGLTTTHTLRMIGENSGLVSYMREKAVSPNCWNVIHYSGFLHLELLSSYDVDVNQIVNAISEWIVLIKTRGVRRPEFQALLTESESEHGERVNGRCLNNWLRKGKTLKLIFSLRKEIKTFLVSIGATTVHFTDKEWLCDFGFLVDIMDHLRELSELLRVSKVFAAAAFDHICAFEVKLNLLQRHIEEKNLTHFAALSQAVDELKGHLQEDEKILDLDRYRVVICRLQKEFERHFKDLKFIKKDLELFANPFSFKPEYAPISVRVELTKLQANTNLWNEYRTKDLGQFYAGLSAESYPIIKGVACKVASLFDSSKICEKAFSYLTRNQHTLSQPLTDEHLHALFRIATTEIEPHWDDLVRGRNESNP